TTTGTAATCTTGGGTAGTAATACAGAAGAACCCGGGTTTCCATTGGACCCATTGCTGTGACCGGCCCATTAATCAGCACGAGCCTGCCCTGATCGAACTGAACTGATGATGGAGAGCATCCACCACTGCTGCAGCTGATGGAGTGGAGTCCTGGCACGCTGCTCTGAGCGGGAGCGAAAGGAACATTTCTGCTATAGTCTGAGCGGGGCGATGAGCGCGTTGGGGCTCCGCGTTTCCGCTCGGGACcgaagctggcggcggcggcggtgctagaGCCGGAGAACGGGAGAAGAGAACCAAACCAGGGGCCAATTTGGCTATTTTCTATCTAAATCGAGGGGCTAAGTGCAAATAATCGGATCGCGGGACCAGGGGGCATTTTGCAAATATCCACGGCCGGCGTCAGGGCACCCAgcgaggccgccggcgacctctgACTGCCCCGGCGACAGGCATCCAGGCTTTCTTCCCTCAGAGTAACCCGGCCTAGCGCGCGGGCCGCTTCAGGCCCTAGCTCCATTGCCAGTTTGCCGATGGATTGAGACGGCAAGGGAGCGCAATGCCACCCACCTAcatgagccgccgccgccgccgtgcgcgggcGGCTCTGCTCCTCGTGGTACCGCAAGAACAGGCTGCTCCCTGCACATCTCCGCCTCCAGGTATTCTGAACTCATATTACCCTTGGTCTGAACTCTCAACTCTGAGTATCTGAAGCATGACTCTGCCTTCTGTTGCCGTTAACTCCATCGCTAGTTCTTTGTCGCCGATCTGATTCCCCTGGTTTTTGATTTGGTTGCTGAAAAGAACATAAATTTATTTATGAATGCGCTCATGTGCTAGAGGCCTAGAGCTAGCATCAGTCAACTCTGATTTTACTTGCCAACATCATTGAACATCTATTACACGATCTAAATAAACAATACTTTGTTCCTCGCACGCTCGGCTGTGGCAGGCCTGCAAGGAAGACGCACGGCTGTGGAGCCAACGCTGGCCAGCTGTCGATCGTGTCATTGCTGATTCTTGGTGCTCACGGTTTCCCATTATGTAAACCCTCTTGTAAATTTGGTCTTTCCCTCAAAAATTGCTGAAATTCCAGCTTTTGTAATGGCTTTGGCTGCCAAACAGCCCCTGAAATGAATATGAATCAGGTGGGGATGCTCTCCCCCCGTtgaccctcaaaaaaaaaacaatacttTGTTGTTTCAAGGGCGAGCTTGATTCCTTCTTTTCTAATCACAGTGTGATTTTTTATACATGCATCCATCTGCACATCCACAGTGTACCATTGGAAAAACGTTGCACAAAAACCGTGCTCCAAGGTACAGCTGGGAAAAAAAGATGGAAGGTGATAAAAACAAAAGAGAGGAAATAGGCTCGAAGCCCTGGACGTCTTCATCTTCAGGAGCTGCACACGGCAAATTGCTGGTTCATTCCACTTGGTGGCTGCACCATCCTGCTCGGGTGGTGGCAAGGCATCAATATGGAACTGAGGAGCGCCTTCTCAACATCTTCGGAGGCTTCTCTCCTTAGCAAACACATCACATACTCCATCACTGCTGTATCGCAAGGCAGTGTGATCCTCCCATCACTTGTGAACCCAAACTCTTCCTGCGACAGCTTCAGGAGCTCTGCAAAGACTGTCGTGTGGAGGTAAGCGAGGGGGATCTCAAACCGCTTCCCATCGGAAGAGTAGACAATGCAGTTGCCCTTCCCTGCAACTATGCTGCTGCAAGATGGGTTGATCTCCTTGTCCACAGTTGTGACCCTTCTTCGCCCAATTGCACCCATTACCTGCCACTTCTTGGACAGTTGAGCTAACTTCTTGGAACTGATCATGGTGGCTACCTGCCTTTCAAGGAAATGGACTCTTGCCTTTGAGATGAAATTATCAAAAATGATTTGATTTGTGTGTGGTGATGGTTTGCATCAGTGATCGTGTATTTATAGGGCACGGATGTGGTTGGAGTTGGGAGGGTCTGCATCTTGGTCTTGGCTATTACAAATGGCAAGCTGACAAGGGACAAGCCCACGAGCTTCCTTGGTGAGATGTTCCTATCTATGGTTGGGAGATTCATTGCACAGAACCATTGTTTCTCACATGGTGGAGCCATCTTTACTGGCTTGGTCTGTGATTGCTTGTGCCTACCAGAGTGGGCCTAATTTTGACTCAATGGTGTTAGGAGTATGGTGTCCTTCATTAAGACATTAGTAGGGTCTTTTCTATACGCGCTCATGCAGGGGCAAAGCTAGGTACAATTACCCTGGTGCAGAGGCATGCTAATTGTCTTAGTTTGACCATACATGCACCtgtttttatttcaaaatatttACTATACAGCATAATGTCACTTTGATGGCACCACCATGATTTCAGTTCTAGCTTCTCTCCA
The Panicum virgatum strain AP13 chromosome 6N, P.virgatum_v5, whole genome shotgun sequence genome window above contains:
- the LOC120678777 gene encoding auxin-responsive protein SAUR36-like, coding for MISSKKLAQLSKKWQVMGAIGRRRVTTVDKEINPSCSSIVAGKGNCIVYSSDGKRFEIPLAYLHTTVFAELLKLSQEEFGFTSDGRITLPCDTAVMEYVMCLLRREASEDVEKALLSSILMPCHHPSRMVQPPSGMNQQFAVCSS